The following proteins are encoded in a genomic region of Montipora foliosa isolate CH-2021 chromosome 10, ASM3666993v2, whole genome shotgun sequence:
- the LOC137973444 gene encoding proton channel OtopLc-like isoform X2, giving the protein MRCEKETYPLYEKKVVGNATTKEESEKEETRKLTRVAFNALMYVLEPILPDDGVKGDGKIASLLYLICLTTAGVVFNLSKWFQDDSKADSGVTTDHIDGFLITCICPALLWICYIFCKQSDRKTVDFITPCPHSHRPLMAGAYVFGAGSCVMDILHITFYIECSSNLSSLFFSIFKAVFIFAQILFLRKFATATLHKSPSIRLVLFHILGTNVCLWFRALFSHSKSIFSARKTLEDLSTREENACFANHYSMQKIWEVSEPYLYPFTMEYSLIAGGILYTMWSEMRDLDPEPQDIYIYDELSDFNTTSDNLSERLEKFEHDHGYGTCEAATPSRDSVSTGRFSSRFSLNRAMSNSSICQSCVENQDSLRLHAIPSSDPGLLIGLLFSIVLLLAVGLLWVDHDSLTALKFYYLYQIVLLVFMCIACWVVLRCLMNQKFSWYPFGADDTLLIVSFTGMFLYAGLCLTAAIAEIRNHRYASDFSLAKSTLILSQAMLQATALIKALRFRPLKELGANIIRQGTLFLLTTNVALWAQDSFFEMRNFVTTPVQTVFYD; this is encoded by the exons ATGCGATGCGAGAAAGAAACGTATCCACTGTACGAGAAAAAAGTTGTTGGAAATGCAACGACGAAGGAGGAGTCGGAGAAAGAAGAAACAAGGAAACTCACCCGCGTTGCCTTCAATGCGTTGATGTACGTCCTCGAGCCGATCCTGCCAGATGATGGAGTCAAAGGAGACGGTAAAATCGCCAGTTTATTGTATTTGATTTGTTTAACAACAGCAGGGGTGGTGTTTAACTTGTCGAAATGGTTCCAAGACGATTCTAAAGCAGACTCTGGTGTCACTACCGATCATATCGATGGCTTTCTCATCACTTGTATCTGTCCAGCGCTTTTGTGGATTTGTTATATCTTTTGTAAACAAAGCGATCGCAAAACTGTCGACTTCATCACACCATGTCCTCATTCTCATCGCCCCCTTATGGCAGGGGCATATGTCTTCGGAGCAGGTAGTTGTGTCATGGATATACTTCACATTACGTTCTACATCGAGTGCTCATCAAACTTATCCAGCCTATTTTTCTCCATTTTCAAGGCTGTTTTCATCTTTGCGCAGATTCTATTTTTACGCAAATTCGCCACAGCCACTCTTCATAAATCACCGAGCATTCGACTAGTGCTTTTCCACATACTTGGCACGAACGTGTGTCTCTGGTTCCGTGCGCTTTTTAGTCACTCAAAAAGCATCTTCAGCGCGCGAAAGACCCTCGAAGACTTAAGCACGCGAGAGGAGAACGCGTGCTTCGCGAATCACTATTCCATGCAAAAAATCTGGGAAGTGTCAGAACCGTATTTGTATCCTTTTACAATGGAATACTCGTTGATCGCCGGTGGCATATTGTACACTATGTGGAGCGAGATGCGGGATCTTGATCCCGAGCCGCAAGACATTTATATTTACGACGAGCTGTCGGATTTCAACACGACGTCCGATAATCTTAGCGAACGATTAGAAAAATTCGAACACGATCACGGTTACGGGACGTGCGAGGCGGCGACGCCGTCTCGGGATTCGGTCTCCACTGGACGATTTTCAAGCCGTTTTTCGCTGAACCGCGCGATGTCAAACTCATCAATCTGTCAATCGTGTGTTGAGAATCAGGACTCGCTTCGTTTACACGCGATTCCAAGCTCGGATCCAGGCCTTTTGATCGGTCTTCTTTTCTCGATCGTTTTGCTGCTCGCAGTTGGCTTGCTATGGGTCGACCACGATTCACTGACCGCGttaaaattttattatctttatCAAATCGTGCTGCTCGTCTTTATGTGCATCGCCTGTTGGGTTGTATTACGGTGTTTAATGAATCAAAAGTTTTCTTGGTATCCTTTTGGCGCTGATGATACGCTCTTAATAGTGTCATTTACCGGAATGTTCCTCTACGCAGGCTTGTGCCTTACAGCCGCCATCGCTGAAATCAGAAATCATCGCTATGCTTCAGACTTTTCGCTGGCTAAGTCAACACTCATTCTCTCTCAAGCCATGCTTCAGGCAACAGCCCTCATTAAAGCCCTTCGCTTTCGACCGTTGAAGGAACTGGGCGCCAATATCATCAGGCAAGGAACGCTGTTTTTGCTCACCACCAATGTGGCACTGTGGGCTCAAGATTCGTTTTTTGAGATGCGGAACTTCGTGACAACGCCAGTTCAGACTGTGTTTTACG ACTGA
- the LOC137973444 gene encoding proton channel OtopLc-like isoform X1 → MRCEKETYPLYEKKVVGNATTKEESEKEETRKLTRVAFNALMYVLEPILPDDGVKGDGKIASLLYLICLTTAGVVFNLSKWFQDDSKADSGVTTDHIDGFLITCICPALLWICYIFCKQSDRKTVDFITPCPHSHRPLMAGAYVFGAGSCVMDILHITFYIECSSNLSSLFFSIFKAVFIFAQILFLRKFATATLHKSPSIRLVLFHILGTNVCLWFRALFSHSKSIFSARKTLEDLSTREENACFANHYSMQKIWEVSEPYLYPFTMEYSLIAGGILYTMWSEMRDLDPEPQDIYIYDELSDFNTTSDNLSERLEKFEHDHGYGTCEAATPSRDSVSTGRFSSRFSLNRAMSNSSICQSCVENQDSLRLHAIPSSDPGLLIGLLFSIVLLLAVGLLWVDHDSLTALKFYYLYQIVLLVFMCIACWVVLRCLMNQKFSWYPFGADDTLLIVSFTGMFLYAGLCLTAAIAEIRNHRYASDFSLAKSTLILSQAMLQATALIKALRFRPLKELGANIIRQGTLFLLTTNVALWAQDSFFEMRNFVTTPVQTVFYGETSWRAITTFAYPLCIFFRFHSAACLFETDRLTY, encoded by the exons ATGCGATGCGAGAAAGAAACGTATCCACTGTACGAGAAAAAAGTTGTTGGAAATGCAACGACGAAGGAGGAGTCGGAGAAAGAAGAAACAAGGAAACTCACCCGCGTTGCCTTCAATGCGTTGATGTACGTCCTCGAGCCGATCCTGCCAGATGATGGAGTCAAAGGAGACGGTAAAATCGCCAGTTTATTGTATTTGATTTGTTTAACAACAGCAGGGGTGGTGTTTAACTTGTCGAAATGGTTCCAAGACGATTCTAAAGCAGACTCTGGTGTCACTACCGATCATATCGATGGCTTTCTCATCACTTGTATCTGTCCAGCGCTTTTGTGGATTTGTTATATCTTTTGTAAACAAAGCGATCGCAAAACTGTCGACTTCATCACACCATGTCCTCATTCTCATCGCCCCCTTATGGCAGGGGCATATGTCTTCGGAGCAGGTAGTTGTGTCATGGATATACTTCACATTACGTTCTACATCGAGTGCTCATCAAACTTATCCAGCCTATTTTTCTCCATTTTCAAGGCTGTTTTCATCTTTGCGCAGATTCTATTTTTACGCAAATTCGCCACAGCCACTCTTCATAAATCACCGAGCATTCGACTAGTGCTTTTCCACATACTTGGCACGAACGTGTGTCTCTGGTTCCGTGCGCTTTTTAGTCACTCAAAAAGCATCTTCAGCGCGCGAAAGACCCTCGAAGACTTAAGCACGCGAGAGGAGAACGCGTGCTTCGCGAATCACTATTCCATGCAAAAAATCTGGGAAGTGTCAGAACCGTATTTGTATCCTTTTACAATGGAATACTCGTTGATCGCCGGTGGCATATTGTACACTATGTGGAGCGAGATGCGGGATCTTGATCCCGAGCCGCAAGACATTTATATTTACGACGAGCTGTCGGATTTCAACACGACGTCCGATAATCTTAGCGAACGATTAGAAAAATTCGAACACGATCACGGTTACGGGACGTGCGAGGCGGCGACGCCGTCTCGGGATTCGGTCTCCACTGGACGATTTTCAAGCCGTTTTTCGCTGAACCGCGCGATGTCAAACTCATCAATCTGTCAATCGTGTGTTGAGAATCAGGACTCGCTTCGTTTACACGCGATTCCAAGCTCGGATCCAGGCCTTTTGATCGGTCTTCTTTTCTCGATCGTTTTGCTGCTCGCAGTTGGCTTGCTATGGGTCGACCACGATTCACTGACCGCGttaaaattttattatctttatCAAATCGTGCTGCTCGTCTTTATGTGCATCGCCTGTTGGGTTGTATTACGGTGTTTAATGAATCAAAAGTTTTCTTGGTATCCTTTTGGCGCTGATGATACGCTCTTAATAGTGTCATTTACCGGAATGTTCCTCTACGCAGGCTTGTGCCTTACAGCCGCCATCGCTGAAATCAGAAATCATCGCTATGCTTCAGACTTTTCGCTGGCTAAGTCAACACTCATTCTCTCTCAAGCCATGCTTCAGGCAACAGCCCTCATTAAAGCCCTTCGCTTTCGACCGTTGAAGGAACTGGGCGCCAATATCATCAGGCAAGGAACGCTGTTTTTGCTCACCACCAATGTGGCACTGTGGGCTCAAGATTCGTTTTTTGAGATGCGGAACTTCGTGACAACGCCAGTTCAGACTGTGTTTTACGGTGAGACGTCTTGGAGAGCGATAACCACCTTTGCTTATCCGCTGTGTATTTTCTTTCGATTTCATTCTGCTGCCTGTCTATTCGAG ACTGACAGGCTAACTTACTGA